The Tessaracoccus timonensis sequence CTAGCTGTAGAATCTGTGAACCAGCCATCCACGACGTGCTTGGCTGGTCGCAAACTACAGTTGTGGGTCGGACTACCTGCTGCACACTTCAGATGGGAGGAGACACCGATGTCTCATGTGACAGAATTTCGGGTGCTGCTGGCGAAGTGGACGATCATCCTTGCGGCGTCGATCGTCTTGGTCGTGGCGTTCTGGCCCCGGATCCTGCCCGCTGCCGTGTTCAGCATCTTTATTGTCGTCGCCCTCTACAAGATGACCGTGCTACTTCGGAATCGCACCAACATCACAAAAGCTACCCCGTAAGCACATGCCGGGTGCCCAGCACGAGACGGATCAGGATGTTGGCGTCTACAACGACGGCGCGACGGGAATCTCTCATTGCGAATTGCGAGCGGCTGCGTAGTCGGCCACCACCTCATCAGCGGTCAGGCCGTTTTGAGCGAGCAGCGTGTCCAGCTTGTGCGCTGCCGAGCGTAACGAGGCGACCTGAGTGTCTCGATTAACAGCTGTTGGGATGAACCAACCGACGGTGACGCCGTGGCGAGTCACCGCCACGGGCTCGGACGCAGCTATGTACTGGGCCAGTCCAGCCCGGAATTCCCTGATGCCTACTGAGCTACTCACGGCGACTCCTTTCGTGTATCTATGTGTACACAATACGTCACTTCAAGCGGTGAGGCCATCTGTGGCTACTGGCATGACCGAGCACAAACGAGCAGCTATGCCGCTACTTACTACAGTTTCTGTTTCGCCCACATCGCGGTCCCAGGCTGCACGCCAGCTGTTCGCATCCACGACCTCGCCGGCAACTACAGCTAGTCTTGCTCCCATGACTTCACTTCCCGACGAACTGGGCCACTTTGGCCGATACGGGGGCAAGTTCGTCCCCGAAGCGCTCCAAGCAGCCCTACTGGAACTGCAACAGGCCTTCGCCGACGCGCAG is a genomic window containing:
- a CDS encoding prevent-host-death protein codes for the protein MSSSVGIREFRAGLAQYIAASEPVAVTRHGVTVGWFIPTAVNRDTQVASLRSAAHKLDTLLAQNGLTADEVVADYAAARNSQ